The following proteins are encoded in a genomic region of Cryptomeria japonica chromosome 11, Sugi_1.0, whole genome shotgun sequence:
- the LOC131066082 gene encoding uncharacterized protein LOC131066082, whose translation MNHLRSKSLQYIANTSVRRRICSPPWQKYAYSTAAQEMEIDQRKLPTDFDPATFNPTQHRAPPTERVFRLVDEVSSLTLLEVSELSGILMKRLGVTELPTMAVMQPGTAAAAAAAAAIAGGAAKPAEEGAAKAAKTAFDLRLDGFDAASKIKVIKEVRAITDLGLKEAKELVEKAPAVLKKGLSKEEGEQMIEKLKAAGAKVTLE comes from the coding sequence ATGAATCATCTAAGATCGAAATCTCTGCAATACATAGCAAATACTTCTGTCAGACGAAGAATCTGTAGCCCACCATGGCAAAAATACGCGTACTCCACTGCTGCGCAGGAAATGGAAATAGACCAGAGAAAGCTGCCCACAGACTTTGATCCCGCCACGTTCAATCCCACACAACACCGCGCCCCTCCCACAGAAAGAGTTTTCAGACTTGTTGACGAAGTTTCTTCCCTCACACTTCTTGAAGTGTCTGAGCTAAGCGGCATTTTAATGAAAAGACTCGGCGTAACAGAGCTTCCGACCATGGCCGTCATGCAGCCTGGGACGGCGGCAGCGGCGGCGGCGGCGGCTGCCATTGCTGGCGGCGCAGCCAAACCGGCCGAGGAGGGCGCAGCAAAGGCAGCTAAGACGGCATTTGACCTCAGGCTGGATGGATTTGACGCTGCCTCAAAGATCAAGGTGATCAAGGAAGTAAGGGCAATCACGGACTTAGGGCTGAAGGAGGCCAAGGAGCTTGTTGAGAAAGCGCCTGCTGTATTGAAAAAGGGCCTCAGTAAGGAAGAAGGGGAACAGATGATCGAGAAATTGAAGGCTGCGGGTGCTAAGGTCACTTTGGAATAA